The following proteins are encoded in a genomic region of Pseudomonas saponiphila:
- a CDS encoding LysR family transcriptional regulator has protein sequence MLKHWPPLNALRGFEAAARLGSFHQAAQELHLTQSAISQQIRSLENFLEQPLFYRSGRSVTLTDAGHDLRSTTQSLLQQLAVGIRRLEQYRKPNQLVVNTSPAFARHWLLPRLGEFHRLHPEVDLWLFTSFEPPDMSTQTIDLTLRDDLSAQAECSYLELYSDRLYPACHPSVLEQPEALRTTLHGEREMDWSHWLVEGGADIGQRSNGLNFSDPGLLLDAACAGHGIALVSQLLTQQARAQGLLAPLCEQSVRGPTWAWLIHRDSEGSPLTRSFCEWLLGALQVPAEP, from the coding sequence ATGTTGAAACACTGGCCTCCCCTGAATGCCCTGCGCGGCTTCGAAGCCGCCGCGCGCCTGGGCAGCTTTCACCAGGCGGCGCAGGAACTGCACCTCACGCAATCGGCCATCAGCCAGCAGATCCGCAGCCTGGAAAACTTTCTCGAACAACCGCTGTTCTACCGCAGCGGGCGCAGCGTGACCCTGACCGACGCCGGCCACGATCTGCGCAGCACCACCCAGTCGCTGCTGCAGCAACTGGCGGTGGGCATCCGCCGCCTGGAGCAGTACCGCAAGCCCAACCAACTGGTGGTCAACACCAGCCCGGCCTTCGCCCGCCACTGGCTGCTGCCGCGCCTGGGTGAGTTCCATCGCCTGCACCCGGAAGTCGACCTGTGGCTGTTCACCAGCTTCGAGCCGCCGGACATGAGCACCCAGACCATCGACCTGACCCTGCGCGACGACCTGAGCGCCCAGGCCGAATGCAGCTACCTGGAGCTGTACAGCGATCGCCTGTACCCGGCCTGCCACCCCAGCGTGCTGGAGCAACCCGAAGCGCTGCGCACCACCTTGCATGGCGAACGGGAGATGGACTGGAGCCATTGGCTGGTGGAAGGCGGCGCGGACATTGGCCAGCGCAGCAACGGCCTGAACTTCTCCGACCCGGGCCTGTTGCTGGACGCCGCCTGCGCGGGCCACGGCATTGCCCTGGTCAGCCAGTTGCTGACCCAGCAGGCCCGGGCCCAGGGCTTGCTGGCCCCATTGTGCGAACAGAGCGTGCGCGGCCCGACCTGGGCCTGGCTGATTCACCGCGACAGCGAAGGCAGCCCGCTGACCCGCAGCTTCTGCGAGTGGTTGCTGGGCGCCTTGCAAGTCCCGGCCGAGCCATGA
- a CDS encoding LysE family translocator: MPPIHDINWPLWLSTMLPMALSAGPGNLMVASSGARSGVRRSLRFILGLDVTYWLLALLVGLGLYHSLAAQPQWLWGLRVAGSLYIFWRGLRLLLRSRGLSAAPDEPLGFRDGVLLQLGNVQGLVMLLVMFSTFSPGTDAGSAVVLVLSAALIAVNLFGHLLWAGLGSSLQVLMRDRPGLLVAQNALFGLLLMAVAVWISLRGA; the protein is encoded by the coding sequence GTGCCCCCGATCCACGACATCAACTGGCCGTTGTGGCTGTCCACCATGCTGCCCATGGCCCTGAGCGCCGGGCCCGGCAACCTGATGGTGGCCAGCTCCGGCGCCCGCAGCGGCGTGCGCCGCTCGCTGCGCTTCATCCTCGGCCTCGATGTGACTTACTGGCTGCTGGCCCTGCTGGTGGGGCTGGGGCTGTATCACAGCCTGGCGGCGCAACCGCAATGGCTCTGGGGCCTGCGGGTGGCCGGCAGCCTGTACATTTTCTGGCGCGGCCTGCGCCTGTTGCTGCGCTCGCGGGGCTTGTCCGCCGCGCCGGACGAGCCCCTGGGCTTTCGCGATGGCGTGCTGCTGCAACTGGGCAATGTGCAGGGCCTGGTGATGCTGCTGGTGATGTTCTCGACCTTCAGCCCCGGCACCGACGCCGGCAGCGCCGTGGTGCTGGTGCTCAGCGCCGCACTGATCGCGGTCAATCTGTTCGGCCACCTGCTCTGGGCCGGCCTGGGCTCCAGCCTGCAGGTGCTGATGCGCGACCGACCGGGGTTGCTGGTGGCGCAGAACGCCCTGTTCGGCTTGCTGTTGATGGCGGTGGCCGTGTGGATCTCCCTGCGCGGCGCCTAG